One Prionailurus bengalensis isolate Pbe53 chromosome D3, Fcat_Pben_1.1_paternal_pri, whole genome shotgun sequence genomic region harbors:
- the TMEM119 gene encoding transmembrane protein 119 → MVSAVVPRLLVSLLLLLRALPAVAYSVPLQAAFLEDTGGSGEAEGSSASSPSLPPPRTPALSPTSLGPRPTPLAGPRPPTNFLDGIVDFFRQYVMLIAVVGSLVFLLMFIVCAALITRQKHKASAYYPSSFPKKKYVDQSDRAGGPRAFSEVPDRAPDGRSEEALDSSQQLQADILAATQNLKSPARAALGGGDGARMEGKSEEDESDSREGGQEAQGRGVPVEKAEVPDEPCAVGAEEALEAGQGQGESEAAPSSAQEARGPAGPPESPCACGIAPKV, encoded by the coding sequence ATGGTTTCCGCCGTGGTCCCCAGGCTGCTCGTGTCACTGCTGCTTCTCCTCAGGGCCCTGCCCGCGGTGGCCTACTCCGTGCCCCTGCAGGCCGCCTTCCTGGAGGACACAGGGGGCAGCGGGGAGGCCGAGGGCTCCTCGGCCTCCTCCCCGAGCCTCCCGCCCCCCCGGACCCCGGCCCTCAGCCCCACGTCGCTGGGGCCCCGGCCCACGCCCCTGGCgggccccaggccccccaccaACTTCCTGGACGGGATCGTGGACTTCTTCCGCCAGTACGTGATGCTCATCGCCGTGGTGGGTTCCCTGGTGTTCCTGCTGATGTTCATCGTCTGCGCCGCCCTCATCACCCGCCAGAAGCACAAGGCCTCGGCCTACTACCCCTCGTCTTTCCCCAAGAAGAAGTACGTGGACCAGAGTGACCGGGCTGGGGGCCCCCGCGCCTTCAGCGAGGTCCCCGACCGGGCTCCCGACGGCCGGTCCGAGGAAGCCCTGGATTCCTCCCAGCAGCTCCAGGCTGACATCCTTGCCGCCACCCAGAACCTCAAGTCCCCCGCCAGAGCTGCCCTGGGCGGTGGAGACGGAGCCAGGATGGAGGGCAAGTCGGAGGAAGACGAGAGCGACAGCCGGGAGGGGGGCCAGGAAGCCCAGGGACGTGGGGTCCCGGTGGAGAAAGCCGAGGTGCCAGATGAGCCATGCGCGGTGGGGGCGGAGGAGGCTCTGGAGGCCGGCCAAGGCCAAGGCGAGTCAGAAGCGGCTCCTTCATCAGCCCAGGAAGCCAGAGGACCCGCTGGTCCCCCCGAGAGCCCCTGCGCTTGTGGTATCGCCCCCAAGGTCTAA